Proteins found in one Oncorhynchus tshawytscha isolate Ot180627B linkage group LG25, Otsh_v2.0, whole genome shotgun sequence genomic segment:
- the hs3st3b1b gene encoding heparan sulfate glucosamine 3-O-sulfotransferase 3B1b codes for MEYSLVCHNLYAFSFSPVKNKLFLLGIMFLLWVYMLYSCVGYCATMPSLVVDNYRGKETGSVVGKRIENNGRVDLMSRLLPRPQPWVDIESDYDEPSVRTSSRDLLNNDIDAYRGAEDWDEMRGEGQRAPEPGAMSSFSNGSGSKKLPQAIIIGVKKGGTRALLEFLRVHPDIRAVGAEPHFFDRNYENGLEWYRELMPKTLEGQITMEKTPSYFVTREAPARISAMSRDTKLIVVVRDPVTRAISDYTQTLSKNPDIPTFESLTFKNRTTGLIDTSWSAIQIGIYAKHLDNWLQYFPMGQILFVSGERLISDPAGELGRVQDFLGLKRIITDKHFYFNQTKGFPCLKKAEGSSKPHCLGKTKGRTHPNIHPEVVQRLRDFYRPFNMKFYQMTGHNFGWD; via the exons ATGGAATATAGCCTGGTTTGTCACAATCTGTATGCGTTCTCATTCAGCCCGGTGAAAAATAAACTCTTTCTGCTCGGCATCATGTTTTTACTCTGGGTATATATGCTCTACTCCTGCGTGGGCTACTGTGCCACCATGCCAAGTTTGGTCGTGGACAATTACCGGGGAAAGGAGACAGGGTCTGTGGTCGGTAAAAGGATAGAGAATAACGGCAGAGTGGACCTCATGTCCAGACTGCTCCCTAGACCCCAACCCTGGGTGGATATAGAATCCGATTACGACGAACCCTCTGTCCGGACCTCCTCCAGAGACTTGCTCAATAACGATATAGACGCGTACAGAGGAGCGGAGGACTGGGACGAGATGAGGGGCGAGGGGCAGAGAGCTCCTGAGCCCGGTGCGATGTCAAGTTTCTCCAACGGATCAGGGAGCAAGAAGCTTCCCCAGGCGATCATCATCGGTGTAAAGAAAGGAGGGACGCGCGCGCTGCTCGAGTTCCTCCGCGTGCATCCAGACATCCGAGCTGTGGGAGCCGAACCGCACTTCTTCGACCGCAACTACGAGAATGGACTGGAGTGGTACAG GGAGCTGATGCCCAAGACCCTGGAGGGTCAGATCACCATGGAGAAGACCCCCAGCTACTTTGTGACCAGAGAGGCCCCGGCCCGGATCTCCGCCATGTCCCGGGACACCAAGCTTATTGTGGTGGTGCGGGACCCCGTCACCAGGGCCATCTCTGACTACACGCAGACGCTGTCTAAGAACCCCGATATTCCCACCTTCGAGAGCCTGACCTTCAAAAACAGGACTACGGGGCTCATCGACACATCCTGGAGCGCCATCCAGATCGGCATCTATGCCAAGCACCTGGACAACTGGCTGCAGTACTTCCCCATGGGTCAGATCCTGTTTGTGAGCGGAGAGCGTCTGATCAGCGACCCGGCCGGAGAGCTGGGCCGGGTGCAGGACTTCCTGGGACTCAAGAGGATCATCACTGACAAACACTTCTACTTCAACCAGACCAAGGGCTTCCCCTGCCTCAAGAAGGCTGAGGGCAGCAGCAAGCCCCACTGCCTGGGCAAAACCAAAGGGCGGACCCACCCCAACATCCACCCAGAGGTGGTGCAGAGGCTACGGGACTTCTACAGACCTTTCAACATGAAGTTCTACCAGATGACAGGACATAACTTTGGTTGGGATTGA